Part of the Vitis vinifera cultivar Pinot Noir 40024 chromosome 13, ASM3070453v1 genome is shown below.
attcatttataaaaatttcgtcttcgaatgatttccaaggtttccaatttttataattcaattttcgtagtttttacttctcaaataattttcaattctgatttgtttcaaaatttaatctccaaagtcccaattttcgtaatttatttatttatttatttatttatttttatcccgaactttcaaataattattcaaaatctccattttctttcaaaattaatttctaaaagttctCATTTTCACATCTAATtcctaagaatccaattttcaaataatctctaagattccgattctcaaatgaatttcaaaaacccagttttccttcgaacaattttaatccctgtttagtgatgcatatgatatgttttgtgctctatatggtgtactaaccctctctattgatagcgcatggtgacTCGTTacccaggtatgtacccatttcccctctaatcgttgtctatgcatgtctcgatttttatgtgtgcatgatcgttcaaaatattcattgatttactcatcaattgccacgtcagcttcattatattagtagagacctgacttcaggggcttagaggggtgctacggtctttaccgtaccttcctgataagtaatctgacccccgaacccgatctggtttttcacagaccaccttttccaaaataaggagtcgcacttagggttttctttcttattttgtttacccttttaaaaataaaacaaaaataagtggcgactccaagtcatttttttaataaataaaaatcaccatttttttcgaaatcaaaatcgagctcgccatcgagtggaaaacgcatgagccgaaatgcggggtccacacattaCTAAGTAGAGGCTAAATTCTTCATATGTTTCTTTATATAAGCATTTTCCCTTACATTTGTCACATTTTAAAGGATGTGTGATGATGAACTAACTTATGACAGTGTTTAGGATTAACTTTTCTTCACCAattcaagttaaaaaataagGGGTTGTTCTATTCTCTGTGTGCTCTTTTAATGAGCTCTTTGATTGAGACCTACCCCTTCATTTAAAATAAGGATTGATCCAAGCTCATGTTCATCCGTTGCTTTACTTCACATGAATTCTCTTGATGAGGAAGATGACCATGACTTCCATTCTATATCCTACTCCTTACCTAACTACAAAAAGGAgtctcttctcttttttttcctttcatctcTTTATCCCTTATGTTCCTTATTAAAAagtcttttaaattattttataaatgaaagaTGGAAGTTTGGCCACTTggacaaatttttgaaaaaaaatacaataatcttaaaaaatatttattaaaatatgatacttttgaaaattatttctgAATCTAAGATAGTTTTTATAACATCAATTGAAAACGTTTTCTTTTAAAGGACAATTTCAGTTGAAATATGAGGACAACttaaaaattcaattgaagTTGTCTCTTTAAAAAAGAACTCCCAATTAGATTCCTTAAAAATGTTGTAGATTGaagaatagttttaaaaatgccacattttaattaataattttaaaaattattgcattttttccaaaatcccTTGCTTAAACCACAACCGTATAACAAGCTACTTTCATTCATACTTACAAGAGACCACCTTTTAGCAAGCTTAAGTTTACAGTCAAAATTATTAGCCCAATCTTTTATCGTCTAAATTCAATTAAGGAGCATAAGTATGTTTGAATTCCGGTTcataatttatttctaatatataagGATATGTTTAATTGGTGAAATAAAGTAGGTTAGAATATATACATCTTAGCATATCATAtcttattgaataaaaaatacatatactATGATATGATTTCCAATAAGATATATTCAATGGACAGGATATCCTACAGTAGCATATTTAATAGgatatgttatattatgtttatatttagttattataatgaataaaaaaaataatataaaatatatatattattttttaatgtttgaaatcaaaattttattacattttaatattttatatttttaaacaaatgttCCTCTtacatttaataatattcatgattaaatatttaaaatttataaataaaaaatacaatatattttataaatatttttttagttatttttaactacaaatttaattttataataaaaaaattatttttcttaataagtaatataaaaaataaaaattaataaaaaaataaatttatgacatAGAAGATATCCATATTTATGATAATGATATATGCATATCCTACATTTTATCTTAGAATTAATATATCTCATGtaaaagtgataaaaaaaaaataatagataatatATCTTCTCACTTATCctatataatatttgattaaatataaaatagtataaGCGATAGAATAACTTAACTATCTCATTACCAACTATAtgaaataagatataatatccatttttttttattctatttcataCTATGCCCGATCAACCAAACATGTCCTAAGTGAATTTTTCATCTCCTAAGTGAATTTGTCATCCAAACGCTTCAAAAAGGACACCAACGAAAGCAATGGTATGAATAGTCCCTTATGGTTAGGCCATATGGGAAGAGTAGAAAAGCTTGATGAGGACTTCTTATTAGCCAATGATCTCTAGCACCTTCAATTTAGTGCTATTGACCAAGTGCATTTTTTTATGCCCAACTATCTTTTAAGTCATCTTGTCTAGAATTTCAACTTTGGCCATGAATGACATATTGAAATGGACATCACatacaattatttaattattttttaaaattaagtattttaaaaaacaatacatGCAAAAAAAGGAATAGAAATTATATTAAAGTGTCAAATTAGGGATAAAATATACGATCTACTTATAATATTGAACAATACTTTTTccataagtattaaaaaagtatCATCAATCAAATAATGTCACATAAATATTTTCTAGTCCCATTATAATATCCTAATTTTATCTATCTATATTCTTATATATTAttgtcatttatttgtattCTCATATAaaagtttacattttttttatgattttaaatttcatgaacttgattaaaaggaaatcatttatttgtattctCATAAAAAAGTTTACgttttatatgattttaaatttcatgaagGAAATCTAAATGTTAAAAgtgtcttttgttttcaaaataggtttaatatatgattaaaaattagaattaattggttaaaattgagaaaataattccTAACCATCCCACggttgaaaaataattcattttggaCGTAATTGTCTTTTGtgatttcaagtatttatatataggttttacaagaaaatgttgtttttacaatgaaaaaaaaaatgatatttttgtcaaaataaagcaaaaaaaatgaaaaacacttttagtaatcaataacttttttcttttttttctattttttattatcaaaaaatagaaaataaggtattttcaaaaaaaaaaatttagttgttttcaattatttttttagaactattttaaagaataattataacatgtataatgattaaaaataaatatatgcaattaaaacttatttttaaaacatgtttaaaaatattaaaaaaaagttaaaaacaattttaggtttcacttttgttctataaaacattaaacaacagttttcaaaaactattttttttttaaactgttttacggctttaaatttaaactcaaaTGCCCTTTTTACtcaaataacccaaaaaattatattgctatctaatattattttattgcttttcaaatttaacttttaaGAATTCAAAAGTATCATCTTCATATAGGCTGTCGGATCAACGTCAATTCATCCCCACCGTCCATCGTGCTAGTCCGACCTCATCTTTCCATTCTCTGGACCCACACGGTTGTAGAACCGGTTACCGGCTGCCAACCGGTTTACCTTCTTGTCCCGTTCTCCCAAGGCTCAGGTTCGGGACTCCGAACCAAATAGGCTCCGTCTATATCATCATCCTCTTCCATACAGCACCTCAGAGAGCTTCTCTTGCCGGAAAATCTCACAGACCAGACCGTAAGATAGCGTTCTGCTTTGTGAAACTACTTCTTGAAAGTGACTTTTGATTGTATTAATGATTTGTTTTGTAGATTTTTATCTGAGTGTTGTAAGATCTCAGCCCATCTGAGTCTCTGTTATTCATCATCTGTTTAGCATTTTGAAAGATTTGTTTAGATCAAAAATTAGTCAtcgttttgatttttttttcctggaaaATGGTTCAAAAATCTAATTGAACAGTGGTATTGATAATTTGAATGCTGCATTTGGTTGATTGTTGTGAAATCTGATGTGATCTTCAGTCTCTTTGGTTGATTGTCTGAGAGtggtttttgttgatttttttgaagCAAAAGTTAGattttgttttgaactttcAAATGCTAGCCAAAGACTTGGAGAATCATGATGATGAAATGATGATCATACAAATAATATTCTAGTACTAGATATATACTGCTTCAATcgatgatgatgatggcttGAGGCTTAGATTTGGTGATTTTGTGATTAAACCTATGAAAATGAGGATATGGTGAGTTTGACTTTTCTATTTTATTGGTTTATGCTTTTTAGTTTGCTTGTGATTGCAATATGTAAAGAAAGGCATTTGTTTTTgcaactttctttttttcttggtttaatTGATGGCAtgatttttagggttttgaaatatttgggtGGTTTGTTCACTACCAGCAACACTCTGTAGTGGCTTTTGATGGATCTGATGGAAGATATGGGCTTTGATAGAGCTGAATAGCAAGAAAGGATTTTTTATTCCGACCTAAGTAATCAGAATTGAAGCTTTCTTGAGCTGAATTGCAACCAATTTTTAGTCAATGGATACTTGTTGGACTGGATTTAAATGTTCAGGATTCACAATCTCTGATATTTTAGGttgttgaggttttttttttttccttttatgagaAGGTTTTGTCAGCGAATTTTGTTGTTTGGCATGGTAAGTATTGTAGGGCAAAATACTGATTCTTTACAGATGAATTTTAGCAATTCCTTCTTTTAATGGAATGAAATATCATGGCCTATGGGCTACAACACTGGGGCATGATACATCTTCCCAAGACATTACAGAATTTTGACAGAAAAGGGTAGCCAGATGACAAAAAAGATGGGAAGACATGAATGAACTGATTTGTTTTTTGACCATGGGATAATGTTTACAATCTGTTATAGTTGTGGTATTATGTGTAGGGTGAGCCAACCATTATGGTTGGAGTGACTGGCATTATAAACCTTATTATGTGATGTCAATTGATAAATTATGGCCTTTTTTAGGGGTATTCATtgtctaaatattttttttttcctttttccgtAAATTTGTTTATCTTTTGTATTAGAGAATTAGATGTACCATTCTATACACTTTTTCCTCCTTGTTATAGTTAGTCTGCATGTGACGTTTGATACTGCATCATGTTTCTTATAAAAGTTGCGTAATGAGAAAGCCTGTTTTGCTCAACAATAAATGAGTGAATTTTGCCTCTGTTGAAATTacaataggcaaaaaaggaaaatgaatttcacACTTTAGAAAACCAATAAGATGGGGAATGAGCTGGAACAGTTATGCTTAATGTGATGGTGAATTTGAACAATTGCTAAAATTTAGTCTGTTACCATGCTAGCATTTCAGTTCCTCTCTATAACTAATTGTCCATACCTTGTTAAGCTTATTAGGAGCCAGAAAGTAAATGTCCATTCAATCTTAAGATAATATCATACTCTAATCTTGAATTCACCAATATAACTTGACAAGGGATTTTTGCCTTTACGTCTTGTATGTGTGTGTTTGTGTTGGGTGTCATTGGAATTGTGTTCTTCCCATTACTCGACATTTAGGCATTTGTGCTAGGATTAGGGTGTGTAATGTAACCTGGacatttgacaaaaaaattttGCAAATGTTCCCATGTTCTATTTTTGTGTTCTTTTGAAGAGTATATGTTCTGATCCTTCTGGAGATGCTTTGAGATTTGTCTAAGATGTTATATGGAATGAATGGAACCAACATTAAAAAccattctatttttaatatggaATGAATTGTGGTTGTGATTAGAGTAGCATGTTAGGGAAGTGGAGTAGCATGTGGGTTATTCACTGATTGACCAGTTGTTATTACTGATCTATATCCCGCATGTTGAGTTAAATGATATTGATATAGTTTTCTTAACAAGCATTAAAACAAAATGTGTGactcattttaattatgttaTCTTGCTTTTCAGACAAAACTAGGTTACTGTTGCAAAGAAGGATTAGTTGATTGACAAAAAGGGATGGCACTGGTATCAGGAGGGAGATCTACATTGAACCCTAATGCCCCTCTCTTCATTCCTGCTGCTTTCCGCCAAGTGGAGGATTTCTCACCTGAGTGGTGGAAACTGGTGAAGACTTCAACATGGTTTCGTGACTACTGGCTGAGCCAACATCAGGATGACGAGAATTTTGAAGTCAATGATGGTGCTGATGATGATGTTTTGAATTTACTGCCAGAGACATTTGACCTTGGCATTGATGAAGAATCCCTTGATTTGGAAGTTCAGATGGAGGAACTGATCCAGCTTTCTGAAACCAAAGAAGGAACTGAATCAGCCTCCACAGTTTCAAAAACTGGAAGGAAGCCCGTCAATGGTATAAcatatattttcctttcttctgtTGAAAAATACCATTGAGTGTCCTATACATGTTCTTTTATCATGGTGGTGAAGATTTTATCAATCACATCTTTCTTTCCCCAGATTTTGCATGGTACAATGGCATCTTGTGTGCCAAACTGTATGGATTTGAGGTTTTAtagaatttgaaagaaaaaatgtacTTGCTAGGATCGAGCCATTACATAAAATAGAGCTGTCACTAGAATAGATGGCTAGAagtgaaacaaaattgttttatggGATCTTTAGAATGATCCCCACAAACACTAGGAATTAggctcaccaaaaccccaaataCACAGGGGAGTCCTGATGCCATAGCAGCATGGGATCACTGTAGACTTATTTAGAAGGTTAGGACACATGGGAAGATTCAATTATCATGGTGCACCTTAATGCTTCTTGAATGAATAGCTCATGACATCTTCGATTGATGTGATGCGGCATTCAAGAAAACCACCATTCTCATCTCtatacttaattttattgttagTGCATGCAGGACTCAAACTGGAGACTGAAGCATTGATGAAGAACCTCAACTTGGGCAATTCTCCAAAGGGAAAAAGTCCCAAGACTCCGGTGGGGCCTGCAAAATACCACGAGAAGGCAGCACAGTGCATGAGCCCCAAATATGGCCCCCGACGCATTAACCAGCCTCGTTGAGAAGAGATTGTGAGAACTCGTCCATGACTGCCAGCTGCACTGACTAGAGAGAGTAGTGTAGTCTCCTATCTGAGCTGCTTCTGTATATAACAAGGATGCAGCTCTTTGTATCCCTAGTTGTTTGTGATCATGTTTATCCTTCCGGGTGGTCGAAACTTCACTAGAACTGTGTAAATCAAGAAATCAAGGTGTTTAAAGTTTGCAGGTTTGATGTTGTTTTCGAAAGTTGAGAGACTCTCTGTTATAGTAAGAACTATTTAGTATATAATAACAAAACATCATATGCAGGGGCTCTTATAGATTCTACTGAGTACCACACTTGAATGAGCTTAAGGCTTGATTTGGATGCCACCATTCTTGTCATTGCAACCCAGAATGACTAGGCTCGGTTGATCTTGGTAAGAGGTTCTTGGAAagtttggaaataaaaaattagaagaacgaaggatatatgtatatatagccTTACCATTGGGGCAAACAAGAAATCTTAGCCCTATGGTTCTTATCCTAAGGAGGTCATCCTCCATTAGTAGGTTTTTTCAGAGATCTCCATTTAATTCTGAAGTGGATGTGGATGGTAAGCAAACCtatattttttggttttaatagCACTCTCTACAAGGGTTGCTTCTATctattattatctaaaaataatcgAAATAATCAACTAACAAAACCAATAGATAACTCCATACCTGAGGaattatgaaattatataaGATTTCTTTTAAGATCAAACAATTTCATCCAATTGAGTATGATTATATGTATGATAACATCTACTATACTAGGAATATTAATGAACCCGATTATTTCAATTGCacaaattttgagggaaaatataaagaaaaagtaaacGAAGAATATTAATATACTTGATTATTGCAATGGCTCGGATTTTGAGAgaagataaaagaaaacaaataaagagaaaaagtaaacaaaaaaaagacaCGAAggtaaatagaaaacaaaacatattcaaacaaattaaataattaagaaattctAAATCTCTAATTGATAGCTACAAAACATTTGAATATTGATAATTGAAAATGTAAGGTGAAATTAATTCGTTTGATATATATCGAATCCATATTGTTTACATGATACCATATAACTGGTTctagttttttatattaaatcaaatattatagtcaggcctataaattaaaattttattttagaataaaaaaataaaagagtattctttaattttttaattctttaataatAGTTGGACGCGGAAACACTCAATCCAATGTATAATccccaaataaaaataaaataaaaccttaaaaattttcaaagcatATATACCCATTAGTCAATATAATGTATCTCATAAAATAATAGCAAAAAGTTTTGCTATTGCTATGATGATTAAGTTCCAAGAAATtgcaattatttgttttttattggaAGTGCCATATTTCCATGCAACTTCCCTTcccaaaattgattaaaaattattttcatccatGTGACAACTTCCCTTGGGCCCATTATGTTTTCTcttattatatttcaaaaatgaaatgttAGTGACCGACCACTTTCaagaaaaatactaaataattgaaacctcaaaaaaaataatttataaatcaagTTAGCTTTAAGAGGATATTATTGAAGGGTTATTTGACTAATACGGTCATTCAAAACCCGATTTTCAAAATCtaactcttcattttttttatctcaatttGACAAAAAGtcccttattttttttcttataaaaataactcttatttttaaaaaacatataaatacttgaaatagtcGATGAAATTTATAGTAAAAATGGgttatattttaaacaaaaatataaaaattattaaatttacaaatataaaaattatttcattctttctaatcaattaacttattattaaattataaaagctAATTTCCACAACTACATAGATTGAAAATTACTTTATATCCATTTTAGACcaattttttgtatttcattttggAAAGGTACGAGAATTATTCTCAATGGAggattaaaataattcatatatataaaattaaaatggcATATTATTCTCAATGAAGAATATCATCAATTTATGAGAATTATTCTCAATGGAGGATTaaaataagtattctcaatttTAACACTTGATGGGGTGTTAAAATTTTtcatgaatatattttttgttttctattttttaaaaatataaaataatattaattaatatttaaaacatgaaaaattttagaggtttattgtaaaaagaaaatgcatggttttttcaaaattgtttaaatatTACCTCATTTAGATAGTAATACCTTagataaattctttttaatactcacttttttcctttttatcctTCTATTTTCTTGCCTCTTTTTTCTATTATCTCTTGTCATCTCTACAAATATGACAACATCAATTAATGGGGCTTTGTTTGTATTCCTACATAGGTTAAATATACACATcaaccaataaaaaaagaaaatatatatatatatatatatatgaaaaatatcatattacaTTCGTCTTGgacttcctcttttttttttttccatttgatgACTACccttttgcttttcttctttttttctttttttacattttattttaaattttgaaagaaaacatggaagaaaaatgagatgaagaattattataaaaattaagaggAAAAGAAGGAAATTAGGAGGAGGAGGACGAAAAAGAATGGCTATATAGCTTTTTTATACCTTTTATAAGGTTTTTGTTTAAAGAAAATAGGTTAGTAAATTTAGTTTAAAAGTAATACAAATAGAACTACTATAAttgtggaaaaaaataaataaaaatatatatatatttagattatatttgattgtCAAGAAAtgttaacaaaagaaaaaaaaaattattaaaaaaataattttttttcttcatcatgaaaaatacaattaaaattaaataaaaagtatacattttataattatttaatatttatataataaaaaaaattagtaaaacgAGTTTAAAGAAACGTACaaactaatttattaattttaaatatattttttattttttttctcatttttttcttcctatttttctCTTTAGTTTCTTTTCGTGGTGTTTTGCTAAAATTTTATAGGAATCAAACATTGTcttattgtttgaaaaaaacaaaagaaaaaaaattatttttccatcTAGGATTGTCATGTAAGCCACGAGGGAGCAATCCCATAAGTCATCGAGTCCATGGCCAGGAAACCAGAATGAGAGAAACTGCAGAACAgctcaaaattttctattaacaaTACAAAAAGAAGCTCCATTGTGGACCCATCACCCACCTACTTTTCATAAGCAAACCACCCTTTTTCAAAGTAGCCGTTACACCTCCCCCCTCTCtccgtctctctctctctccatttctttctctctctctttctcaagtCTCAACCAACGTTTAAAAAGTATACCCAGTTCACCTTTCTCACAAACAACCCGTGTCCCCCTCCTCCGctcctccctccctctctctctctctcatatgcTAATGCTCTTCTTTTACTTCCTTCCTATTCAGAACAATACCCTTTTGGTCTCTTCAATGAATTCTTCTAAAACCACACCCTCAACTCCATTGCTGTCTGCAGTAACAAGCAGCAGCAGTGATGGTGATGATGACAGTCCAGTGGAGCGGTATGGGCTAGAAGATGTTGAGTATCAGCTTTCGAGCGTGCCCGTTTGTGGGTTGCCGTCGTACAAATCATTGGCTGTACTTTCAGGCCATGTTGGATCTGTTTCCTGCTTGGCCTTATGTGGGGAGTTCATACTCAGCGCTTCACAAGGGAAAGACATTATAGTGTGGCAGCAGCCTGATCTGAGGCAATTCACCAAGTTTGGACAAGGTGAGGGGTCGGTGAAGGCGCTTGTGACTGTGGGGCACAAGGTGTTTACTGCTCATCAGGATAGTAGAATTAGAGTGTGGAAGGTGTCAAGAAGATCTGAAAATGTGTTCAGGCTTGTGGACACTCTCCCCACTACTAAGGACTATTTGGGGAAGTTTATGAAGCAAAGCAATTATGTACAAACTAGAAGGCATCACAAGCGTCTGTGGATTGAGCATGCTGATAGTATCTCCTGTTTGACAATTTGTAATGGGTTGATTTACTCAGGCTCTTGGGATAAGACTCTCAAGGTCTGGAGGATAGCAGATTTGAAGTGCTTGGAGTCCATAAAGGCTCATGATGATGCCATAAATGGGCTGGTTTCTTGTAAGGGGTTAGTCTATTCAGCATCAGCAGATGGGAAGATTAAGGCTTGGGGGAAGGAGGGAGATAACTCACATTCACTGAAGGGGATCTTGGAGGGCAACAAGGATGTTTCCTTGAATTCAGTGGTGGTTTCAGAGGATGGGAGGGTGGTTTATGGAGGGGGGTCTGATGGGTATGTGATGGAGTGGGAGGGGAGCCTTAAGCTTGATAGTTGGAAGCTGGTTTGTAAGGCTAAGGCACATGAAATGGCTGTTTTGTGTATGTGCCTAATGGAGGAGTTTTTATGCACTGGTTCAGCCGATAAAAGTATTGGTATATGGAGAAGAGATGCTGATGGAGGGCTCTGCAGGGTTGGGATTGTGAGGGGCCATGAAGGGCCAGTCAAGTGCCTGCAAGCATCACCTCATTGTGTTGGTGGTGGGTTCTTGCTCTACAGTGGAAGCCTTGACAGAAGCCTAAGAGTTTGGTGGGTTCCCAAGGACTCTGccaaaacagaggaaaagaatCATCCTACCATCCAATACTAGGAACATTTTTCAGGTTTGTGAGAGTGATGAAGCACTGATTCCTTTTTTCTGCAGTGCTTCAAAAATCAGTGTCAGGTCCTGTCTATAGTCATAGAGAAGTTCACAAAGATTTGAGTATGGAAGAGAAGAGGCAAAAATTTGAAGCCTCCCTTCAATGTCTTCAAGTTTGGTTTCTGGGTTTGAGTTCTTACAGTGTAGTAGCTTCTAGGACTTGAAAAATGATAAGGGTTTGTGTGAGATCATAGGCATAATAGAAGGAACATGATAGAGTGGTGTGTCTTTTTCACTTcaatacatttttttcttcttttttttttttttttttggttcatttttgTGAATTGTAAC
Proteins encoded:
- the LOC100267095 gene encoding protein EARLY RESPONSIVE TO DEHYDRATION 15 isoform X1, with translation MALVSGGRSTLNPNAPLFIPAAFRQVEDFSPEWWKLVKTSTWFRDYWLSQHQDDENFEVNDGADDDVLNLLPETFDLGIDEESLDLEVQMEELIQLSETKEGTESASTVSKTGRKPVNVHAGLKLETEALMKNLNLGNSPKGKSPKTPVGPAKYHEKAAQCMSPKYGPRRINQPR
- the LOC100267095 gene encoding protein EARLY RESPONSIVE TO DEHYDRATION 15 isoform X2, coding for MALVSGGRSTLNPNAPLFIPAAFRQVEDFSPEWWKLVKTSTWFRDYWLSQHQDDENFEVNDGADDDVLNLLPETFDLGIDEESLDLEVQMEELIQLSETKEGTESASTVSKTGRKPVNGLKLETEALMKNLNLGNSPKGKSPKTPVGPAKYHEKAAQCMSPKYGPRRINQPR
- the LOC100267171 gene encoding protein JINGUBANG, translating into MLMLFFYFLPIQNNTLLVSSMNSSKTTPSTPLLSAVTSSSSDGDDDSPVERYGLEDVEYQLSSVPVCGLPSYKSLAVLSGHVGSVSCLALCGEFILSASQGKDIIVWQQPDLRQFTKFGQGEGSVKALVTVGHKVFTAHQDSRIRVWKVSRRSENVFRLVDTLPTTKDYLGKFMKQSNYVQTRRHHKRLWIEHADSISCLTICNGLIYSGSWDKTLKVWRIADLKCLESIKAHDDAINGLVSCKGLVYSASADGKIKAWGKEGDNSHSLKGILEGNKDVSLNSVVVSEDGRVVYGGGSDGYVMEWEGSLKLDSWKLVCKAKAHEMAVLCMCLMEEFLCTGSADKSIGIWRRDADGGLCRVGIVRGHEGPVKCLQASPHCVGGGFLLYSGSLDRSLRVWWVPKDSAKTEEKNHPTIQY